The following are from one region of the Streptomyces changanensis genome:
- a CDS encoding SDR family oxidoreductase — MTGQRRTVLLTGASGVVGQAVLREAPGRPVRIVSMARPGGTPLPAGTEEVLGADLAQPRFGLDEDSYAALARDVDTVIHSAGLTEWGLPDERYKPVNVDGTRRVIDFAQRAGATVHFMSTAFVAALFTGAPHRLSDTNVTTNYVRSKLRSEQLLRDSGIRHTVFRPTNLIGDSVTGWTSRGQIVQLMSDWICRGRAPFVPVHRGNRIDVVPQDLLAKAVLRAVELGDDEGAFWVTYGDEAMDMERAVEVCAKHAATLGRTLKPVPVTDPDALDPEELRRLPPPARSYLSVLRDVSEVTRCSGGVLPTSMPELRERYGIPHVEDTDAYLRTLEYASAHLS; from the coding sequence ATGACCGGACAGCGCCGCACCGTGCTGCTCACGGGGGCCTCCGGCGTCGTGGGACAGGCCGTCCTGCGGGAGGCGCCCGGCCGGCCCGTACGGATCGTCTCGATGGCCCGCCCCGGCGGCACCCCCCTCCCGGCCGGCACCGAGGAGGTCCTCGGCGCCGACCTGGCGCAGCCCCGCTTCGGCCTCGACGAGGACAGCTACGCCGCCCTGGCCCGCGACGTCGACACCGTCATCCACTCGGCCGGACTGACCGAGTGGGGCCTGCCCGACGAGCGGTACAAGCCGGTCAACGTCGACGGCACGCGCCGCGTCATCGACTTCGCCCAGCGCGCCGGCGCCACCGTCCACTTCATGAGCACCGCCTTCGTGGCCGCGCTCTTCACGGGCGCGCCGCACCGGCTGAGCGACACGAACGTCACGACGAACTACGTCCGCTCCAAGCTGCGCTCCGAGCAGCTGCTGCGCGACAGCGGGATCCGGCACACCGTGTTCCGGCCCACCAACCTGATCGGCGACTCGGTCACCGGCTGGACCTCGCGCGGCCAGATCGTGCAGCTGATGTCGGACTGGATCTGCCGCGGCCGGGCGCCGTTCGTCCCCGTGCACCGGGGCAACCGGATCGACGTCGTGCCGCAGGACCTCCTCGCCAAGGCGGTGCTGCGGGCCGTCGAACTCGGCGACGACGAGGGCGCGTTCTGGGTGACGTACGGCGACGAGGCCATGGACATGGAGCGGGCGGTCGAGGTGTGCGCCAAGCACGCGGCGACCCTCGGCCGGACCCTCAAGCCGGTCCCGGTGACCGACCCCGACGCCCTCGACCCGGAGGAGCTGCGGCGGCTGCCGCCGCCGGCCCGCTCGTACCTGTCGGTGCTGCGGGACGTCAGTGAGGTCACCCGGTGCAGCGGCGGCGTCCTGCCGACGTCCATGCCGGAGCTGCGCGAGCGGTACGGCATCCCGCACGTCGAGGACACCGACGCCTACCTGCGGACGCTCGAGTACGCCTCCGCCCACCTCAGCTGA
- a CDS encoding SDR family NAD(P)-dependent oxidoreductase: MNEEWKPPRLDGTVAVVTGASRGVGRGIALALGTAGATVYVTGRSSRGEGRTEGLPGTVDDTAEEVTARGGTGVAVRCDHRSTEDNQALAERIRADHGGLDVLVNNAWAGYERSADVRFDAPYWEQPMWRYELCEGSLRAQYDVTRLLTPLMFERPGGLVVGIGYTDGDTYLGQAAYDVFKSANDRMSRAFAADLRKKRVTALSLHPGFVRTERVEAAWEALGDGPAAVVHTPEYVGRAIAHLAGDPEVRERAGQVLTVGDLAAEYGFTDVDGRRLPAFRLEGRMSLATRMDRLNRVVARAATP, encoded by the coding sequence GTGAACGAGGAGTGGAAGCCGCCGCGGCTCGACGGGACCGTCGCCGTGGTGACCGGCGCCAGCCGCGGCGTGGGGCGGGGCATCGCCCTGGCCCTGGGCACCGCGGGCGCCACGGTGTACGTCACCGGCCGCAGCAGCCGCGGCGAGGGACGCACGGAGGGGCTGCCCGGCACGGTCGACGACACGGCGGAGGAGGTCACCGCCCGGGGCGGCACCGGCGTCGCCGTCCGCTGCGACCACCGCTCGACCGAGGACAACCAGGCCCTCGCCGAACGGATCCGCGCCGACCACGGCGGTCTGGACGTGCTGGTCAACAACGCCTGGGCCGGCTACGAGCGCTCCGCGGACGTCCGGTTCGACGCGCCGTACTGGGAGCAGCCGATGTGGCGCTACGAGCTGTGCGAGGGCTCGCTGCGCGCCCAGTACGACGTGACGCGGCTGCTGACGCCGCTGATGTTCGAGCGGCCGGGCGGCCTGGTCGTCGGCATCGGCTACACGGACGGCGACACGTACCTGGGGCAGGCCGCGTACGACGTGTTCAAGTCGGCCAACGACCGGATGAGCCGGGCGTTCGCCGCGGACCTGCGCAAGAAGCGGGTCACCGCCCTCTCGCTGCACCCCGGTTTCGTCCGCACCGAGCGGGTCGAGGCCGCGTGGGAGGCGCTGGGCGACGGTCCCGCCGCGGTGGTGCACACCCCCGAGTACGTGGGCCGCGCCATCGCCCACCTGGCGGGCGACCCCGAGGTCCGGGAGCGGGCCGGGCAGGTCCTCACCGTCGGCGACCTCGCCGCCGAGTACGGCTTCACCGACGTCGACGGCCGGCGGCTGCCCGCCTTCCGGCTGGAGGGGCGGATGAGCCTCGCCACCCGCATGGACCGGCTGAACCGGGTCGTGGCCCGGGCGGCCACCCCCTGA
- a CDS encoding MFS transporter produces MGRGTTPSAARAAKAAKATPGAAGKAAGLALAVTCGAQFMVIIDDTVVAMALPTIRTALDFEQASLAWVVDAYMLLFGGFLVLGGRCADLFGRRRVFLTGLAVFTVASLACGLANSSEMLIVSRGAQGFGAALLSPAALSILITVFTEAKERRRALGIWGGLTGISGVSGVLLGGVITDIIDWRWVFFINIPVGILLFALAMRPALADREAPAKGTSTDTTGAVLITSALLLLVYTVISTSHRPWGSAATVAGFVGAAALLAGFVVRELRAEQPLIRLGIFANRQIAAANVMMLLAASGLYGIFFFLTQYMQLLQGWSPLRAGLSWAPFGVTMAVFSGIAIQLLPKLGSRVLCLLGLGTATVGLGLLLGAPVKASYASDVLPTLLLCAAGYGLAMVPLVVAAVSGVAKADSGAASGVLNTGQQIGGATGLAVLAALAGSRLDDEVAAGTAMPDALLASFHSAFLVGTVLSACAALLALVLPALRTEFDPETTSGV; encoded by the coding sequence ATGGGCAGGGGAACGACCCCGTCCGCCGCACGGGCCGCGAAGGCCGCGAAGGCCACGCCGGGCGCGGCCGGCAAGGCCGCGGGCCTCGCGCTCGCGGTGACGTGCGGCGCACAGTTCATGGTCATCATCGACGACACGGTCGTCGCGATGGCGCTGCCGACGATCCGCACCGCACTCGACTTCGAACAGGCGTCGCTCGCCTGGGTCGTCGACGCGTACATGCTGCTGTTCGGCGGCTTCCTCGTGCTCGGCGGCCGGTGCGCGGACCTCTTCGGCCGCCGCCGGGTCTTCCTCACCGGCCTCGCCGTCTTCACGGTGGCGTCGCTCGCCTGCGGGCTCGCCAACAGCTCCGAGATGCTGATCGTGTCGCGCGGCGCCCAGGGCTTCGGCGCGGCGCTCCTCAGCCCGGCGGCGCTCTCCATCCTCATCACGGTGTTCACCGAGGCGAAGGAGCGGCGCAGGGCGCTGGGGATCTGGGGCGGGCTCACCGGCATCTCCGGCGTGTCCGGCGTGCTCCTCGGCGGTGTCATCACCGACATCATCGACTGGCGGTGGGTGTTCTTCATCAACATCCCCGTCGGGATCCTGCTGTTCGCGCTCGCCATGCGGCCCGCGCTCGCCGACCGCGAGGCGCCGGCGAAGGGCACGTCCACGGACACCACCGGCGCCGTGCTCATCACCTCCGCGCTGCTGCTCCTGGTGTACACGGTGATCAGCACCAGCCACCGCCCGTGGGGCTCGGCGGCGACGGTCGCCGGCTTCGTCGGCGCGGCCGCGCTGCTGGCCGGGTTCGTCGTGCGGGAGCTGCGGGCGGAGCAGCCACTGATCCGGCTGGGCATCTTCGCCAACCGGCAGATCGCGGCGGCCAACGTGATGATGCTGCTCGCCGCGTCCGGCCTGTACGGGATCTTCTTCTTCCTGACGCAGTACATGCAGCTCCTCCAGGGCTGGTCACCGCTGCGGGCCGGTCTGTCGTGGGCGCCGTTCGGCGTGACGATGGCGGTGTTCTCCGGCATCGCGATCCAGCTGCTGCCGAAGCTCGGCAGCCGCGTGCTGTGCCTGCTCGGACTGGGCACGGCCACCGTCGGGCTCGGCCTGCTGCTGGGCGCGCCCGTCAAGGCGTCGTACGCGTCCGACGTCCTGCCCACGCTGCTGCTGTGCGCCGCCGGGTACGGGCTGGCGATGGTGCCGCTCGTGGTGGCCGCGGTGAGCGGGGTGGCGAAGGCGGACTCCGGAGCGGCCTCCGGCGTCCTGAACACCGGCCAGCAGATCGGCGGGGCCACCGGCCTCGCGGTGCTGGCCGCGCTGGCCGGCAGCCGGCTCGACGACGAGGTCGCCGCGGGCACGGCGATGCCCGACGCCCTGCTGGCGAGCTTCCACTCGGCGTTCCTCGTCGGCACCGTGCTCAGCGCCTGCGCCGCGCTGCTGGCGCTGGTCCTGCCCGCGCTGCGCACGGAGTTCGACCCCGAGACGACCTCGGGCGTCTGA
- a CDS encoding acyl-CoA desaturase, producing MDGREHRWYMLMVSVVPLLALGVAMVLAWNRVFGWTDVLVTAIMYVISGIGISTGYHRLLTHRSFETYKPIRVGLAAAGVMAGQGPPIIWAAHHRKHHRVADKEGDPHSPHLGFEPGFKGALAGMWHAHLGWLFNVRLSSDPIRYCPDLVREKSLRWLSENFLAVVAAGVVLPGLIAFAVSGGSVRALLTGILWGGLVRIFLINHMTYAVNSIGHYFGRRRFSTTDESRNVAWLAIPSFGEAWHNNHHAFPRSARHGMKWYEVDISAIFIWSLEKTRLAWKVIRIDPERMTMREAGVSRVAGSRLSQEELLVSQQRIAPMAERSRDGGDVSLVDVE from the coding sequence ATGGACGGCAGGGAGCATCGCTGGTACATGCTGATGGTCTCCGTGGTGCCGCTGCTCGCACTCGGCGTCGCCATGGTGCTGGCGTGGAACCGCGTCTTCGGCTGGACCGACGTGCTGGTGACGGCGATCATGTACGTCATCTCGGGCATCGGCATCTCGACGGGCTACCACCGGCTGCTGACGCACCGCTCGTTCGAGACGTACAAGCCGATACGGGTGGGGCTCGCGGCGGCCGGGGTGATGGCGGGCCAGGGTCCGCCGATCATCTGGGCGGCCCACCACCGCAAGCACCACCGGGTCGCCGACAAGGAGGGCGACCCGCACAGCCCCCACCTCGGCTTCGAGCCCGGTTTCAAGGGGGCGCTCGCCGGGATGTGGCACGCCCACCTGGGCTGGCTGTTCAACGTGCGGCTCAGCTCGGACCCGATCCGCTACTGCCCCGACCTGGTCCGGGAGAAGTCGCTGCGCTGGCTCAGCGAGAACTTCCTGGCCGTGGTCGCCGCGGGCGTCGTCCTGCCGGGCCTGATCGCCTTCGCGGTGAGCGGGGGCTCCGTGCGGGCACTGCTGACCGGCATCCTCTGGGGCGGCCTGGTCCGCATCTTCCTGATCAACCACATGACGTACGCGGTCAACTCGATCGGCCACTACTTCGGCCGGCGCCGCTTCTCCACCACGGACGAGTCCCGCAACGTCGCCTGGCTCGCGATCCCGTCGTTCGGCGAGGCCTGGCACAACAACCACCACGCCTTCCCCCGGTCCGCCCGGCACGGCATGAAGTGGTACGAGGTCGACATCTCCGCGATCTTCATCTGGAGCCTGGAGAAGACCCGTCTGGCGTGGAAGGTCATCCGCATCGACCCCGAGCGCATGACGATGCGCGAGGCCGGCGTCAGCCGGGTCGCCGGCAGCCGGCTCAGCCAGGAGGAGCTGCTGGTCAGCCAGCAGCGGATCGCCCCCATGGCCGAGCGGTCCCGCGACGGCGGCGACGTCTCCCTCGTGGACGTGGAGTGA
- a CDS encoding AMP-binding protein: MAATDAGLWELLLRDDARGTLHHWDGDGFGHLPWREVVADAHGMAASLRAAGVGPGSRVATVLTNSAHTVRGLLAVWLAGGAVASFPLPARGQSPEEYGQQLSVLSDRLDPVALLVDERLRALVPAGLATRLPVRTWTSLYGGGRIEPEPPGPEETAFIQYSSGSTSLPKGCELSVRAVGTHLHMLREMSDGRPGEETIASWLPLSHDMGVFGTMLHAWAFDHDFVMSSPERFGMAPRSWFRDMSEFGATMTAGTNTALHLATRAQGRTALPKPLRLKVFVVGAERVDFDTLNAAAETFRSSGLAPEAFMPAYGMAEATLAIASCPLGELPSARSFDAAALLDDRVVEVPAGTPGATRLVSNGPPLPGVRVRTAVPDRVSELLVATPSLASGYHGDPRRTADRFRGGELRTGDLGFVHDGEVFFVGRADDLISVGGRNVHTGEIESAIEDLGPVRKGCSALVEVPGSPVSRLVLLLEPARRSDDFRSIADRAATVALEKSGIALSECVFVERGHLPRTPSGKIQRFRCRSLLGRDDSRLKTIARVRLD, translated from the coding sequence GTGGCGGCCACCGACGCGGGCCTGTGGGAGCTGCTGCTGCGCGACGACGCGCGCGGCACCCTCCACCACTGGGACGGCGACGGCTTCGGCCACCTGCCGTGGCGCGAGGTCGTCGCCGACGCGCACGGCATGGCGGCGTCCCTGCGCGCCGCCGGGGTCGGGCCGGGCAGCCGGGTCGCCACCGTGCTGACGAACTCGGCGCACACGGTCCGCGGTCTGCTCGCCGTGTGGCTGGCGGGCGGCGCCGTCGCCTCCTTCCCGCTGCCGGCGCGTGGCCAGAGCCCGGAGGAGTACGGGCAGCAGCTGAGCGTGCTCAGCGACCGCCTCGACCCGGTCGCGCTCCTCGTCGACGAGCGGCTGCGGGCCCTGGTCCCGGCCGGACTCGCCACGCGCCTGCCGGTGCGCACATGGACGTCGCTGTACGGCGGCGGGCGGATCGAGCCGGAGCCGCCCGGCCCGGAGGAGACCGCGTTCATCCAGTACTCGTCCGGCAGCACCAGCCTGCCCAAGGGGTGCGAGCTGAGCGTGCGCGCCGTCGGCACCCACCTGCACATGCTGCGGGAGATGTCGGACGGGCGCCCCGGCGAGGAGACCATCGCCTCCTGGCTGCCGCTCTCGCACGACATGGGTGTCTTCGGCACGATGCTCCACGCCTGGGCGTTCGACCACGACTTCGTGATGTCGTCACCGGAGCGCTTCGGCATGGCGCCGCGCAGCTGGTTCCGCGACATGTCCGAGTTCGGCGCGACGATGACGGCCGGCACGAACACCGCCCTGCACCTGGCGACGCGGGCGCAGGGCCGCACCGCCCTGCCGAAGCCGTTGCGGCTGAAGGTGTTCGTGGTGGGCGCCGAACGCGTCGACTTCGACACCCTGAACGCCGCGGCGGAGACGTTCCGCTCCTCCGGGCTGGCACCGGAGGCGTTCATGCCCGCGTACGGCATGGCGGAGGCGACGCTCGCCATCGCCAGTTGTCCCCTGGGCGAGCTCCCCTCGGCCCGCTCCTTCGACGCGGCGGCCCTGCTCGACGACCGGGTCGTTGAGGTGCCGGCGGGCACCCCCGGCGCGACCCGGCTGGTGTCCAACGGCCCGCCGCTGCCCGGCGTGCGGGTGCGGACCGCCGTACCGGACCGCGTCTCCGAGCTGCTGGTCGCCACACCGAGCCTCGCCAGCGGCTACCACGGGGACCCGCGCCGCACCGCCGACCGGTTCCGCGGCGGTGAACTGCGCACCGGTGACCTCGGGTTCGTCCACGACGGCGAGGTGTTCTTCGTGGGCCGCGCCGACGACCTGATCTCGGTCGGCGGACGGAACGTCCACACCGGGGAGATCGAGTCGGCGATCGAGGACCTCGGCCCGGTCCGCAAGGGCTGCTCGGCGCTGGTCGAGGTGCCCGGCTCCCCCGTCTCCCGGCTGGTGCTGCTCCTCGAACCGGCCCGCCGCAGCGACGACTTCCGCTCGATCGCCGACCGGGCGGCGACGGTGGCCCTGGAGAAGTCGGGGATCGCCCTGTCGGAGTGCGTGTTCGTGGAGCGCGGCCACCTGCCGCGCACCCCCAGCGGCAAGATCCAGCGGTTCCGCTGCCGGAGCCTGCTCGGCCGGGACGACTCCCGGCTGAAGACCATCGCCCGCGTCCGGCTCGACTGA
- a CDS encoding pyridoxal phosphate-dependent aminotransferase: MPQGPVLPPGFFADTEIPDGGDHLRLHLNENPYGPPPGTVDAVRDESEHRLNRYPDADCRELREALAAHFGVGADMVAVGNGTDEIVLVTSLTFLREPGTSMVTTATTFPGYVMSAASVGRTPVTVPLDGTRLPVGALAERLEAGADLAFVCNPLNPTGALLDRAEVTRLLDAAERGGGVVVFDEAYIDFAGPDHEFALEAVRAGRRALVTRTFSKAWGLASVRMGLAVGPAELIARISATAGALPFNVNRQAQRAVLRALEQPEYPERVRAANTRVRELLGKELDALGLAHTPSASNFVMVDVPPPGDSAAFAARLAAEHRVFVRALDALGMPGRLRISVGTEAEVERLATALRAVLDAPAATG, from the coding sequence ATGCCCCAGGGCCCGGTACTGCCACCGGGGTTCTTCGCCGACACCGAGATCCCGGACGGCGGGGACCACCTCCGGCTCCACCTCAACGAGAACCCGTACGGCCCGCCGCCCGGCACGGTCGACGCGGTGCGCGACGAGTCCGAGCACCGCCTCAACCGCTACCCGGACGCCGACTGCCGCGAGCTGCGCGAGGCGCTGGCGGCGCACTTCGGGGTCGGCGCGGACATGGTCGCCGTCGGCAACGGCACCGACGAGATCGTCCTCGTCACGTCCCTGACCTTCCTGCGCGAGCCGGGCACGTCGATGGTGACCACCGCGACCACCTTCCCCGGGTACGTGATGTCCGCCGCCTCCGTGGGCCGCACCCCGGTCACCGTCCCGCTCGACGGCACGCGCCTGCCCGTGGGCGCGCTCGCGGAGCGGCTGGAGGCGGGCGCCGACCTGGCGTTCGTCTGCAACCCGCTCAACCCGACCGGCGCGCTCCTCGACCGCGCCGAGGTGACCCGGCTGCTCGACGCCGCCGAACGGGGCGGCGGCGTGGTCGTCTTCGACGAGGCGTACATCGACTTCGCCGGGCCCGACCACGAGTTCGCGCTGGAGGCGGTCCGCGCGGGCCGCCGGGCGCTCGTGACGCGGACGTTCTCCAAGGCGTGGGGGCTGGCCTCGGTGCGGATGGGCCTCGCGGTCGGGCCCGCCGAGTTGATCGCGCGGATCTCCGCCACCGCCGGGGCGCTGCCGTTCAACGTCAACCGGCAGGCGCAGCGGGCCGTGCTGCGGGCCCTGGAGCAGCCCGAGTACCCGGAGCGGGTGCGGGCCGCCAACACCCGGGTGCGCGAGCTCCTCGGCAAGGAGCTGGACGCGCTGGGCCTGGCCCACACCCCGTCGGCGAGCAACTTCGTGATGGTGGACGTGCCGCCGCCCGGTGACAGCGCCGCCTTCGCGGCGCGGCTCGCGGCGGAGCACCGCGTCTTCGTCCGGGCGCTCGACGCGCTCGGCATGCCGGGTCGGCTGCGGATCTCGGTCGGCACGGAGGCCGAGGTGGAGCGCCTGGCCACCGCGCTGAGGGCGGTCCTCGACGCGCCGGCCGCGACCGGCTGA
- a CDS encoding acyl-CoA dehydrogenase, producing MGHYQPNLRDVEFTLFEVLGRADAYGRGAFAGTDEDTARSVLAEVARLATGELADAFTDGDRNPPVYDPATHTVTLPDPLKRAYRAWTDGGWHLLDLPASLGGAEVPPSLRWAVAELALGANPAVYLYQGLAGFAKILDRLGTPSQRRLARLMVEHGWGGTMVLTEPEAGSDVGACRTRAVPQPDGTWHVEGVKRFITSGEHDLSENIVHFVLARPEGHGPGTKGLSLFLVPKFLVADERTGRLGARNGVHATALEDKMGLKASATCELTFGADRPAVGLLLGGVHDGIRQMFQVIEQARMIVGTKSAATLSTAYLNAAAYARQRVQGADLASAADRGAPRVAITRHPDVRRALLLQKAYAEGLRALVLYTATVQDRLAAAEAAGRPDPEAKALNDLLLPVVKGYSSERACEQLSHCLQVLGGAGYTRDFPLEQYVRDAKIDTLYEGTTAIQGLDLYFRKIARDGGAAFGALLAEVEKTALDAPAEDGLAETRALLARALEDVRGIAGTMGGRLAESFEDPTALYQVGRNTTRLLMAVGDVLVGWLLLRQATVAGAALARLPEDGLGAIRARRAFCVGKMATARFFAQEVLPLLTAELSVARRLDTVLMSVPEDAW from the coding sequence ATGGGCCATTACCAGCCGAACCTGCGGGACGTGGAGTTCACCCTCTTCGAGGTGCTGGGCCGCGCGGACGCCTACGGCCGCGGCGCGTTCGCCGGGACCGACGAGGACACGGCCCGGTCCGTGCTGGCCGAGGTCGCACGGCTCGCCACCGGCGAGCTGGCCGACGCGTTCACCGACGGCGACCGCAACCCGCCCGTGTACGACCCGGCGACCCACACGGTCACCCTCCCCGACCCGCTGAAGCGGGCGTACCGGGCGTGGACGGACGGCGGCTGGCACCTGCTGGACCTGCCCGCGTCGCTGGGCGGCGCCGAGGTGCCGCCGTCCCTGCGCTGGGCCGTCGCCGAACTGGCCCTCGGCGCCAACCCGGCCGTCTACCTGTACCAGGGCCTCGCCGGCTTCGCGAAGATCCTCGACCGGCTCGGCACGCCGTCGCAGCGGCGGCTGGCGCGGCTCATGGTGGAGCACGGGTGGGGCGGCACCATGGTCCTCACCGAACCGGAGGCCGGCAGCGACGTCGGCGCCTGCCGCACGCGCGCCGTGCCGCAGCCGGACGGGACGTGGCACGTCGAGGGCGTCAAGCGGTTCATCACCTCCGGCGAGCACGACCTGTCCGAGAACATCGTGCACTTCGTGCTCGCCCGCCCCGAGGGACACGGGCCGGGCACCAAGGGGCTGTCGCTGTTCCTCGTACCGAAGTTCCTCGTCGCGGACGAGCGGACCGGCCGGCTCGGCGCCCGCAACGGCGTGCACGCCACCGCCCTGGAGGACAAGATGGGGCTGAAGGCGTCGGCGACCTGCGAGCTGACCTTCGGCGCCGACCGGCCCGCGGTGGGGCTGCTGCTCGGCGGGGTGCACGACGGGATCCGGCAGATGTTCCAGGTCATCGAGCAGGCCCGCATGATCGTCGGCACGAAGTCCGCCGCCACCCTGTCCACCGCCTACCTCAACGCCGCCGCCTACGCCCGTCAGCGCGTCCAGGGCGCCGACCTCGCGTCGGCGGCGGACCGCGGCGCACCGCGCGTGGCGATCACCCGCCACCCCGACGTGCGCCGCGCGTTGCTGCTGCAGAAGGCGTACGCGGAGGGGCTGCGGGCCCTGGTGCTGTACACGGCGACCGTCCAGGACCGGCTGGCCGCCGCCGAGGCCGCCGGCAGGCCCGACCCGGAGGCGAAGGCGCTCAACGACCTGCTCCTGCCGGTGGTCAAGGGGTACTCCTCCGAGCGCGCCTGCGAACAGCTCTCCCACTGCCTCCAGGTCCTCGGCGGAGCCGGCTACACCCGGGACTTCCCGCTGGAGCAGTACGTCCGCGACGCGAAGATCGACACCCTCTACGAGGGCACCACCGCGATCCAGGGCCTGGACCTGTACTTTCGCAAGATCGCCCGGGACGGCGGGGCCGCCTTCGGGGCGCTGCTGGCGGAGGTGGAGAAGACCGCGCTCGACGCCCCGGCGGAGGACGGACTGGCGGAGACCCGCGCGCTGCTCGCCCGCGCCCTGGAGGACGTGCGGGGCATCGCCGGGACGATGGGCGGGCGGCTGGCGGAGTCCTTCGAGGACCCGACCGCCCTGTACCAGGTGGGCCGCAACACCACACGCCTGCTGATGGCCGTCGGTGACGTGCTGGTCGGGTGGCTGCTGCTGCGGCAGGCCACCGTCGCCGGGGCGGCCCTGGCACGGCTGCCGGAGGACGGTCTTGGCGCGATCCGGGCACGCCGGGCCTTCTGCGTGGGCAAGATGGCCACCGCCAGGTTCTTCGCCCAGGAGGTGCTCCCGCTGCTGACCGCCGAACTCTCCGTCGCGCGGCGGCTGGACACCGTCCTCATGTCCGTGCCGGAGGACGCCTGGTGA
- a CDS encoding hemerythrin domain-containing protein — protein sequence MTPSSAALTPAHQTMLLAHRAMVRDLGRVARSAERLAQAPDAARAAALREYVDKLFQLIDHHHEGEDEFLWPRLRRLGADEEALTLMATEHEELSKLLHGWHEVSRRLGTDAGAAAELARLSEGVRDHLSRHAGDEERELSGRLAPVLGKEVWKGFATHMRKTAPGWTLKFMPAWLASVAGPGERRGVPAPPVAALFRGWLEKRQRAAFGEDY from the coding sequence ATGACCCCGTCGTCCGCCGCTCTCACCCCCGCGCACCAGACCATGCTGCTCGCCCACCGCGCCATGGTGCGCGACCTGGGCCGGGTCGCCCGCTCCGCCGAGCGCCTGGCGCAGGCCCCCGACGCCGCGCGGGCCGCCGCGCTGCGGGAGTACGTCGACAAGCTGTTCCAGCTGATCGACCACCACCACGAGGGCGAGGACGAGTTCCTGTGGCCGCGGCTGCGGCGGCTCGGCGCGGACGAGGAGGCCCTCACGCTGATGGCCACCGAGCACGAGGAGCTGTCGAAGCTGCTGCACGGCTGGCACGAGGTGAGTCGCCGGCTCGGTACGGACGCGGGGGCGGCGGCCGAGCTGGCGCGGCTGTCGGAGGGGGTGCGCGACCACCTGTCGCGGCACGCCGGGGACGAGGAGCGGGAGCTGTCCGGGCGGCTGGCGCCGGTGCTGGGCAAGGAGGTGTGGAAGGGCTTCGCGACCCACATGCGCAAGACGGCGCCGGGGTGGACGCTGAAGTTCATGCCGGCGTGGCTGGCGTCGGTGGCCGGCCCCGGCGAGCGGCGCGGGGTGCCCGCTCCCCCGGTCGCCGCGCTGTTCAGGGGGTGGCTGGAGAAGCGGCAGCGGGCCGCGTTCGGCGAGGACTACTGA